A genomic window from Gossypium hirsutum isolate 1008001.06 chromosome D10, Gossypium_hirsutum_v2.1, whole genome shotgun sequence includes:
- the LOC107915425 gene encoding probable protein phosphatase 2C 27, giving the protein MNLLRIQSCSLESSLASGTTVLTAIIFGRSLLVANAGDSRVVLSWHGRAIEMSKDHRPCCMKERRRIEALGGFVDDGYLNGQLGVTRAFGDWHIEGMKEFGERIGPLSVEPELKMITLTKEDEFSIIGSDGIWDVFSSQNAIDFTRRRLQEHTDVKLCFKEIVEEAIKRGATDNLTVVVVCFHLEPPQHSVRQRGRVRRSIFAEGLQSLKCLLEG; this is encoded by the exons atgaatttactaaggaTTCAGTCATGCTCTCTCGAGTCATCACTGGCTTCTGGCACTACTGTTCTCACTGCAATTATATTTGGGAG GTCTTTACTTGTGGCAAATGCTGGGGATTCTAGGGTGGTACTGTCATGGCATGGAAGAGCTATAGAGATGTCAAAGGATCATAGGCCTTGTTGCATGAAAGAGAGAAGGCGAATCGAGGCTCTGGGTGGATTCGTTGATGATGGTTATCTGAATGGTCAACTAGGGGTCACCCGAGCATTTGGCGATTGGCACATTGAAGGTATGAAGGAATTCGGTGAGAGAATTGGCCCCCTAAGTGTTGAACCAGAACTCAAAATGATAACACTGACTAAGGAAGATGAGTTTTCGATCATCGGTAGTGATGGAATATGGGACGTTTTTTCCAGCCAAAATGCCATAGATTTCACAAGGCGGCGGCTCCAGGAGCACACTGATGTCAAATTATGTTTCAAAGAAATAGTTGAAGAAGCAATAAAAAGAGGAGCAACAGACAATTTGACCGTTGTTGTGGTGTGTTTTCACTTGGAGCCACCTCAACATTCTGTCAGACAAAGGGGAAGAGTCAGAAGAAGCATTTTTGCTGAGGGGCTTCAGAGTCTTAAATGCCTCTTAGAAGGATAG
- the LOC107914750 gene encoding receptor-like kinase TMK4, producing the protein MLNRHHILLPILLFSAFLAAGDDGATMLKIASSFRPPPTGWSSTSSDNYCKWPGINCDKSNSVTSINLSSKSLSGTLSPDIAALSELQTLSLQRNALSGTIPSLANLSSLQEVYLDSNAFTSISPNAFSELTSLQKLSLSDNAGLSPWTFPDLSQSTGLVELQLDNTSLFGSLPDIFDSMNSLKSIRLSYNNLSGTLPASLGVSMVQNLWINNQDVGFNGTLQVLSNMTQLSQVWLQKNLFTGPIPDLSKCLDIFDLQLRDNQLTGPVPKSLIDLPNLKNVSLSNNKLQGPFPEFPTSVEKKVVDGNNNFCNSNGDPCDPQVTILLEIAGGFGYPVPLSDKWPGNDACEWSFISCDSQKNVITVNLEKKNLVGTISAAFANLISLKNLNLSGNGLTGSIPDSLTKLTSLQLLDVSNNNLSGDIPKFSNSVKFSYSGNSLLGKSGGSGDGGDSGSGAAAGGSDGNLKSGNSKNSIAMIVGIIAGVLIFVAVVCFVSYKYVMNKRYGKFGKVEGSDAERGVVKSPENGGRMNENGGVPSEMLSQSSGDRSDRHFLEGGNVVISIQVLRQVTDNFSEANVLGRGGFGVVYKGELHDGTQIAVKRMECVSTGTKGMNEFQAEIAVLTKVRHRHLVALLGYCINGNERLLAYEYMPQGTLSQHLFEWRENGYAPLTWKQRVTIALDVARGVEYLHSLAQQSFIHRDLKPSNILLGDDMRAKVADFGLVKNAPEGKYSVETRLAGTFGYLAPEYAATGRVTTKVDVYAFGVVLMEIITGRKALDETLPDERSHLVTWFRRVLTNKDNIPKVVDETINCDEETMASIFKVAELAGHCTAREPYQRPDMGHAVNVLGPLVELWKPTTQEDDENSGIDLHMSLPQALLRWQANEATSTMYGDISYSQTQSSIPAKPSGFSDTLSSSDGR; encoded by the exons ATGCTTAACCGCCACCATATCCTCCTTCCCATCCTCCTTTTCTCCGCCTTTCTCGCCGCCGGGGACGACGGCGCAACCATGCTCAAGATAGCTTCATCCTTCCGCCCTCCTCCCACTGGGTGGTCTTCCACTTCTTCAGACAACTACTGCAAGTGGCCTGGCATAAATTGCGACAAATCCAACAGCGTTACTTCCATCAACCTCTCTTCCAAATCCCTGTCTGGGACCCTTTCCCCCGACATCGCCGCCTTGTCGGAGCTCCAGACTTTGTCACTCCAACGCAACGCTTTGTCCGGGACCATCCCATCTTTGGCCAACCTCTCCAGCTTACAAGAGGTTTACCTTGACAGCAACGCCTTCACCTCTATATCCCCAAACGCCTTCTCCGAATTAACCAGCTTGCAAAAGCTGAGTTTGAGTGACAATGCCGGTTTAAGTCCATGGACTTTCCCAGATTTGTCCCAATCGACGGGACTCGTTGAACTTCAACTAGACAACACCAGCTTGTTCGGTTCCTTGCCTGATATCTTCGATTCTATGAACAGCTTGAAAAGTATAAGGCTGTCTTACAACAATTTGAGCGGCACATTACCAGCTTCTCTCGGTGTTTCAATGGTTCAGAATCTTTGGATCAACAATCAGGATGTTGGGTTCAATGGTACTTTACAAGTTTTATCCAACATGACACAGTTGTCTCAGGTTTGGCTTCAGAAAAACTTGTTTACGGGTCCGATCCCAGATTTGTCTAAATGTTTGGATATTTTCGATCTTCAGCTTAGAGACAATCAGTTGACAGGGCCGGTTCCCAAATCTTTAATTGACCTTCCAAACTTGAAGAATGTTTCATTGTCTAATAATAAATTGCAGGGTCCTTTCCCAGAATTTCCTACCTCAGTTGAGAAAAAAGTTGTTGATGGAAACAATAATTTCTGTAATAGTAATGGGGATCCTTGTGATCCTCAAGTTACTATATTGCTTGAGATTGCTGGGGGTTTTGGGTACCCTGTGCCTCTTTCTGATAAGTGGCCTGGGAATGATGCTTGCGAATGGTCCTTTATTTCTTGTGATTCACAAAAGAATGTGATTACAGTGAAtctggaaaagaaaaacttggTCGGGACGATTTCTGCGGCCTTTGCCAATCTCATATCATTGAAGAACTTGAATCTGAGTGGTAACGGATTAACTGGTTCAATTCCTGATAGTCTGACTAAGTTGACTAGTTTGCAGCTTCTTGATGTGTCTAATAACAATCTTAGTGGAGACATCCCAAAATTTTCGAATTCAGTAAAATTCTCATACTCGGGGAATAGTTTACTTGGAAAATCTGGTGGTTCTGGTGATGGAGGAGATTCAGGATCTGGAGCAGCCGCTGGAGGTTCGGATGGTAACTTGAAAAGTGGCAATAGTAAGAATTCGATTGCTATGATTGTCGGTATTATTGCTGGTGTATTGATTTTTGTTGCTGTTGTTTGCTTTGTTTCTTATAAGTATGTTATGAACAAGCGGTACGGAAAATTTGGTAAGGTGGAGGGCAGTGATGCTGAGAGGGGTGTGGTTAAGAGTCCAGAAAACGGTGGCAGAATGAATGAGAATGGGGGAGTTCCCAGTGAAATGCTAAGCCAAAGCAGTGGGGATCGTAGTGACCGCCATTTTCTTGAGGGTGGAAATGTAGTGATCTCAATCCAAGTACTAAGACAAGTGACAGATAATTTCAGTGAGGCCAATGTTTTAGGAAGAGGTGGTTTCGGGGTTGTTTATAAAGGGGAACTGCATGATGGCACACAGATTGCTGTCAAAAGGATGGAATGTGTGTCGACCGGTACTAAAGGAATGAATGAGTTTCAGGCAGAAATTGCAGTGCTTACAAAAGTTAGGCATAGGCATCTGGTTGCACTTTTGGGTTACTGTATTAATGGTAATGAGAGACTCTTGGCTTACGAGTATATGCCTCAAGGTACCCTAAGTCAGCATCTCTTTGAATGGCGGGAAAATGGATATGCTCCGCTCACCTGGAAGCAGAGAGTCACCATTGCACTGGATGTTGCACGAGGGGTTGAGTATTTGCACTCTTTGGCACAACAAAGTTTCATTCACAGAGATTTGAAGCCCTCCAACATTCTCCTTGGGGATGACATGAGAGCAAAGGTTGCCGATTTTGGACTGGTTAAAAATGCACCCGAAGGCAAATACTCTGTGGAGACAAGATTGGCAGGAACGTTTGGATATCTTGCTCCTGAATATGCTG CAACTGGAAGGGTGACTACGAAGGTGGATGTTTATGCATTTGGAGTGGTCTTGATGGAGATAATAACTGGCAGAAAAGCTTTAGATGAGACCTTACCCGATGAGAGGTCACATCTGGTCACATGGTTTCGCAGGGTCCTTACCAACAAAGACAACATTCCTAAAGTGGTTGATGAAACAATCAACTGTGATGAGGAGACAATGGCAAGTATCTTCAAGGTGGCTGAGCTGGCAGGACACTGCACAGCTCGTGAACCATATCAGCGACCTGACATGGGGCATGCTGTAAATGTGTTGGGCCCCCTTGTTGAGCTGTGGAAGCCTACCACCCAAGAGGATGACGAAAACTCGGGCATTGACCTTCACATGAGCCTTCCTCAGGCTCTACTAAGATGGCAAGCAAATGAAGCTACTTCAACAATGTATGGTGATATATCATACTCCCAAACCCAATCAAGTATTCCTGCAAAACCCTCGGGATTTTCAGACACATTAAGCTCATCTGATGGTCGGTGA